One genomic window of Elaeis guineensis isolate ETL-2024a chromosome 2, EG11, whole genome shotgun sequence includes the following:
- the LOC140855316 gene encoding uncharacterized protein — MDDRTLDALTKPPTTHSVSPLLLTSIVIGKENGRGCLLCLLQACQEIEGQKSFSDYDFHTTQPLFRHILDEPIPSQFKMMQVEPYDGSTDPIIHFESYKALVIIQEATDALLYISFLTTLQKAARAWYNGLQLKNIDSFKQLDHSFVAHFSTSRRPSQISDSLFSIKEKETETLRDFMARFNTAILEVRDLNKDMAVSAMKRDMRGSRFSYSLDKTLLQTYAKLLKYTYKYIRTDEAAFDR, encoded by the exons ATGGACGACCGCACTCTCGACGCTCTCACCAAGCCACCCACCACTCACAGTGTTTCCCCTCTCCTTCTCACCTCCATAGTGATAGGAAAGGAAAACGGGCGTGGATGCCTTTTGTGTCTCCTTCAAGCTTGTCAGGAG ATAGAAGGTCAGAAGTCCTTCAGTGACTATGACTTTCACACCACCCAGCCTCTCTTTCGACACATCTTGGATGAGCCAATCCCATCTCAGTTCAAGATGATGcaagtggagccatacgacggctccactgacCCTATCATCCacttcgagagctataaagctctcgtGATAATCCAGGAGGCAACCGACGCCCTCTTATACATTAGCTTCCTGACAACTCTTCAGAAAGCTGCTCGGGCCTGGTACAACGGACTTCAGTTGAAAAATATCGATTCTTTCAAGCAGCTCgatcattctttcgtggcccacttcagcactagccgaaggcCGTCACAAATATctgacagtctcttctcaatcaaggAAAAAGAGACTGAAACATTGAGAGATTTTATGGCCCGTTTCAATACGGCCATACTTGAGGTCAGAGATCTCAATAAAGACATGGCTGTATCGGCCATGAAAAGAGATATGAGGGGATCTAGATTCTCATATTCCTTGGATAAAACTCTCCTTCAGACCTATGCTAAACTTCTCAAATACACGTATAAGTACATCCGCACGGACGAGGCTGCTTTTGACCGATGA